A segment of the Parasynechococcus marenigrum WH 8102 genome:
ATCATCCCCAGTCTGGGGATTGTTGAGATTGAAGGGCGACCGCTGCATCAGTTCAACCGAGGCGAACTGCGTGCTCTCAGGCGGCGCAGCATGTCGATGGTGTTCCAATCCTTCGCTCTGTTTCCGCAGCGCAGCGCCCTGGAGAATGCAGCCTTCGGGCTTGAAGTGGCAGGCGTCCCACACCGCCAACGCCTGGCCAGAGCTCAGCAGGCGCTGGAGCGGGTTGGCCTCGGTGGGGATCTGCACCGCAAGCCGGATCAATTGTCCGGCGGCATGCGTCAGCGGGTCGGTCTGGCGAGGGCTCTGGCGTTTGATTCCCCCGTCCTGCTGATGGATGAAGCCTTCTCGGCGTTGGACCCGCTGATCCGTGCAGATATGCAGGATCTGCTGCTGGATCTGCAACGGGAACACCGGCGCACCATCGTCTTCATTTCCCATGATCTGGATGAGGCCGTGAGGATCGGAGATCGCATCGCGTTGATGCAAGACGGACGTCTTCTGCAGTGCGATACGGCGGAAACGCTGTTCCGCGCCCCCGCCGAGCCGGCCGTGGCTGAATTTTTCCGTGGTGTTGATCCCGCTGGCGTCCTCACGCTTGGAGCCATTGCCGAGCCATCGCCTCCGACTGACGGATGGGATCCCAAGGATCCCGACCTCACCGTGCTCTCCTCAGCCATGCTGCTCAAAGAGGCCATGCCGATCGTCACCGCCGCCAACGGACCTGTGGCGGTTGTAGGCAACGATCACCATCTGATCGGCTCGGTGTCACCCAACACCATCCTGCGGGCGCTCAGTCGATGAGTCATCTCTTGAGTGAGCTGTGGCTGGCACAGGCCAGCGAAGCCGGGGCGGTAGGCGCGACAGCCGACAGCATTGTCAACTGGCTGCTTGGCAATGGCGGTGCCCTGTTCAGCCTGATCAACACCGTCATCCTTGTGCTGACGGCGATCGTCGAACAGCTGCTGAACGCACCCGCCCCCTGGCTGCTCGCACTGGTGGTGGCCCTGCTTGGGCTCTGGCGCGTCAGTGCCGCGTTCGGTCTTCTCAGTCTTCTCGGACTGAATCTGGTGCAGGCCATGGGCCTGTGGGAGCTGATGGTCAGCAGCCTGGCCCTTGTGCTGACTGCCTCCTTGCTGGCCCTCGCGATCGGTCTTCCTTTGGGTGTGTTGGCTGCCCGGCAACGGAGCATCTGGCAGCTCACCCGTCCGCTGCTGGATCTGATGCAGACCATGCCGGCCTTTGTGTACCTGATTCCCGCAGTGATGCTGTTCAGCACCGGCGCCGTTCCTTCGGTGATCGCCACATTGATCTTCGCGATGCCACCGGTGGTACGGCTCACCGTTCTGGGCATCCGCCAAGTACCGGCGGATCTGATCGAAGCCGGGCGATCCTTCGGCTGCTCCGAGTGGCAGTTGCTCACCAAGGTGCAACTGCCTAATGCCTTACCCACGCTGATGACCGGCGTGAATCAGACGATCATGCTGGCGCTGTCAATGGTGGTGATCGCCTCAATGATCGGTGGTGGAGGGCTGGGTGATGTGGTGTTGCGGGGCATCCAGCAACTGAACATCGGCCTGGGCTTTGAGGGAGGCCTGGCCGTGGTGATCCTGGCGGTCATCCTGGACCGGCTCAGCCAGAGCCTCAGCACACCCCCCAGCCGATCCGTGCGGGATCGGGTCCGCAGCCTTGCCATGCTTTGGAGGATTCGATGAACAAGCTTCAGCTCTGGCGACGACGCAGTGTGCTGCTGGCTGGCTTGGGTCTGGCGGGTGCCTCCCTGCACAACCTGGCCAGTCGCCCTGAAGCCGACACATCCGCCCCGGCGACGAACACCCCTGCATCAACGTCCCAGGTTCAGTCGACCAACGACCGCAACCCTGCCAGTGCCCCCTTGAAGCTGGGCTGGTCGCCATGGGCCGATGCCGAAGTGGTGAGTCTGATGGCGACGCAGCTGATCGAATCGGAGTTGAATCAACCGGTGGAACGGGTGATGGCAGACATCGGCATCCAGTACCAATCCGTGGCCCGCGGCGATCTGGACCTGATGCTGATGGCCTGGCTGCCAGGCACCCATCTGGATTACTGGAGCAAGGTGCGTGATCGGGTGCTGGATCTCGGGCCGATGTATTCCGGCCGGCTGGGCTGGATCGTGCCCGACTATGTGCCAGAGGAGGTGATTGCCAGCATTGAGCAACTCCAGGATCCGCAGCTGGCGGCTCGCTTTGATGGCCGGGTCCAGGGCATCGACCCCGGGTCCGGCCTGAACCAGGCCTCACTCAAAGCCCTGAATCAATACGGATTGACGTCGATGGAGCTGGTGGCGTCCAGCAGCGCGGCCATGGCTGCTGTGTTGGCCCAGGCGATCGACGAGCAACGCTGGCTGATCGCCACGAGCTGGACCCCCCATTGGATGTTTGCCCGCTACAAGCTGCGCTTCCTTGACGACCCCAAGGGCAGCTTCGGAGCAACAGAACGCATCCATGCCGTGGCACGCCAAGGCCTGGATCAGCTGCATCCTGCGGTGACAGCGTTCCTCAGCCGCTTCCATCTGCCTGAGAGCGACCTGGATGGCTTGCTATTGCAGGCCCAGGAGTCATCCGCCGAGACCGCGGTATCGATCTACCTGGCCCGCCATCCCAATCGGGTTCGCTACTGGACAACCGGAGAGATCTAGAAGAGCACGAAATCGTATACATATTGAATCAATATCAACTCGATATCGTGCCTTGTTTAGCGCTGCGGATCAGATCAACCGTTCATCAATCCCCTTTGGCCATTCGGATCGCGCCCGATCGCGCAGCATCTCGAAATCGTCAAAGCTGAAGCCGGGGCCGACGCAACAGCTCACCAGGCTGTAGTCCCCTTGGCTACGCGCTGCCATCCAGACCCCCGCTGGAACCCAGGCCAAGGGCTGATCCTCACTGATCACCTGTTCATGGGATCCGTCTGCAGCATCGGAATGTTGGAACAAGCTGAGGGGGACGCCACTGAGGAAGGTCCAGATCTCATCACCACCGTGAACGCAGTGCCAGCGACTCACATCCTCGGCACCGAGCAGAAACAGCACGGTCGTGATGGCACTGCGCTGCTGGCCATCGGGCCTTGTGACCTGAATGGAGCTCCGTTGCACTTCCCGATACCAACCGCCTTCTGGATGAGGCTGCAGCCGCCAACGGGCCACGAGGGAGTCCATCAAGTCCAACGCTGATCAGAACGCAGGCCGCCAACGTTGGCACAACAAAAAGCCCCCACCGATTGGTGAGGGCTTTCCGATTCAGTTGATCTGAATCGCTTGTTCTATTCCCGAGGGAACAGGTTGATTCCAGATCAACCGATGGCAGGAACCTGCAGAGCCACAGGAGTGGACTCAGCAGCAGCCAGGTCGAGGGGGAAGTTGTGAGCGTTGCGCTCGTGCATCACTTCCATGCCGAGGCCGGCACGGTTCAACACGTCGGCCCAGGTGTTCAGGACGCGGCCCTGACCATCAAGGATGGACTGGTTGAAGTTGAAGCCGTTCAGGTTGAAGGCCATGGTTGACACGCCCAGGGCGGTGAACCAGATACCGACAACAGGCCAGGCAGCCAGGAAGAAGTGGAGGCTACGGCTGTTGTTGAAGGAGGCGTATTGGAAGATCAGGCGACCGAAGTAACCGTGGGCAGCCACGATGTTGTAGGTCTCTTCCTCTTGGCCAAACTTGTAGCCGTAGTTCTGGGACTCGGTCTCGGTGGTTTCACGCACCAGGGAGGAGGTCACCAGGGAGCCGTGCATGGCGGAGAACAAGGAGCCACCGAACACACCTGCAACACCCAGCATGTGGAAGGGGTGCATCAGGATGTTGTGCTCAGCCTGGAACACCAGCATGTAGTTGAACGTGCCGGAGATGCCCAGGGGCATGGCGTCAGAGAAGGAGCCCTGACCGAAGGGGTAGACCAGGAAGACTGCAGAGGCAGCAGCGACAGGTGCGCTGTAGGCGACGCAGATCCAGGGGCGCATGCCCAGGCGGTAGGAGAGTTCCCACTCACGACCCATGTAGGCGTAGATGCCGATCAGGAAGTGGAAGACGACGAGCTGGAAAGGACCGCCGTTGTACAGCCACTCATCGAGAGAAGCGGCTTCCCAGATGGGATAGAAGTGCAGGCCGATGGCGTTGCTGGAAGGAACAACAGCACCGGAGATGATGTTGTTGCCGTAGATCAGGGAGCCAGCGACAGGCTCGCGGATGCCATCGATGTCAACCGGAGGAGCGGCGACGAAAGCGATGACGAAGCAGATGGTGGCAGCCAGCAGGGTGGGGATCATCAGCACACCGAACCAACCGACATAAAGACGGTTGTTGGTGGAGGTGACCCACTCGCAGAAGGCCTGCCAGCTGGAAGCGCCGGAGCGCTGCTGGAGGGTGGTGGTCATGAGAACGGAAAGGAGTGTTCCCGAAGGAACGGTTTAAGGAAGGGCAGGTGTGCCCTGCCTCACGCCAATGTAACGGAAGGTTGAGAGGTGTGTTCGGTTATTGCGCCAAGCAACTTGGACAGCCCTGTCAGGGACTGGCCAGCTCACAAAGATTTAAGGTTCTGGTGTTAGCCGGAGTGCGCTTTGGTCCTGATTCGTTGGCACCACGCCGGACGTCGTTTAGAGGAAACGGTTCCTCTCGAGCATGCCCGTCACCGGCGCACCGAATTGGAGGCTCAGGGAGCCACGGTTTATTGGAGCGAGCGACTGGTCCCGACCGGGCTCAGCTGAGACGCTGAAACAAAGCAAACGCCTGTGCGTCAGATGAAACCCCGTCAGCTCGCAATGCCATTCATGGCATTTGCTTGCCTGTGCCTCAGCAGTTGCGGCACACGTTCGTCGTCCACCGGCGGCGACCAAACCAGCCAAGCGGCCCTTGAGCGCCTTGAACTGCGGGTCAATCAACTAGAGCGAAAACTGAGCTCCGATAGCCCTGGCAAGGCAGAGCTCGATCAGAAAGTCCCTGCCGGACCGCTTCAGTCCCTCACCCTTCGCCTGGGGACGGACGACGATCGTCTGCGGCTGTATTGGGCCGATGGTCAGTCGAGTGATCTGCTCTGCAGTGAGGAAGGCAAAGGTGTCTGGGCCTGTGGTTAAGCCACCCCGAACCGATCAGAGTGGATCAACGCCATTCGCCGCGCCGATGCGTCTGATCAGCCTTCTGCTCGCAGCAATGAGCCTGGCCGCTCCCACGGCCCAGGCCCAGACGCCATACACCCACGCCCAGACCAAAGCAGCCAACCTGGCCAGGATGCGGGCCGAAAAGCTCAATGGTGGTCTGCGTCTGTACCGCGCCGACCGCTGCATGTACGTCACCCGCGGTGTGGACTACCTCGTCTCTGCCGACGAGAACGGCTAGAGGTTCAGCTTCAAAGGAGGGGCACCGGGATGGCAACAGCAAAGTCCCCCTGACCCAACCGTCGAAACCGAAGTGCTGATCTCTATCGATGGCGATGAAATTCTCGATGTTCCCTACAACGGGCCACTTCGCTGAGGCTCAGCCCATCAGCTGCTCCAAAGCTTGCCCCCAACTCGGATCGATGGGCCAGACCTCCCGGCGGGTCAATGAAAAAGCGATCCTCTTTTCGGCATAGGCCGCCTCATTGATGAACAGAGGCCAGGTCTCTCCTTCATCCGCCTGAAGCGGCACCGTGCCTCCGCGAGGCAGTTCAAACATGGCCGCTCCATCCATCAGCGGCCGCCAATCCTGTCCCTGCAGCTGTGGATGAACCATGGCAGCTGCACAATCACGTTGATCACGCGGCAAATCAACACTGCCGAGGTGACGATGCACCACCAGGTTGTGGGGGTCCCGGCCCGTACCCGCACGCGCCGCGGCCAATTCCTGACAACACGTCTCGAGAGCGATCCGGGTTTGGCGCACCACCAGTGCATCCAGGACCCCCTGAGGCACGGGCCCCACTTCGATCACCAGCCCGCAGGGCCACTGCTCCACCAGAAACCCTGTCTGAGCGGCATCGGCCTCATGCAGGTAGATCGGCAGTCCAAGAGCCCCTTGCACCCGTGCAGCCAGTGCCAGATCGGCGGGGCGACGGCCGTACACGACCAGGCAGCTGCCCATGGCTGCTGTGGTGCTGTGCAGGTCCAGGGCCACCCGGCAGGGGGTCGCGCCGTCGGGGCCGTGCCAAGCGAGGAGCTGCCGGGCGCGCTGCAATTCCTGCTCCTGCCCCCCCTGATTCAACAGATCCGCGGTGAAGCAGCGGTTGAGATCTCGGTCGACGTAGCGACGGTTGGCTGTGCGGGCCTCGGGATTGCCGATCTCCAGAGCCAGAGAGAGCCCCGCGGCATCCAGCAAATCGTGCTGATCACGCCACTGGTCCACCAGCCAGGCCCCATTGATTTCGTTGCCATGGGTGCCACCCACCACCAGCACATCGCAGCGGGTCATCACAAGCTTCTGAATCCCCTGACTGAAGCATGGGAAACGGCAAGACTGAAGCCAACAGCAACTGAGCCATGGCCATCCCCCCGGCTCTAGTAATAGCCGCCCGGCAGGGCTGGCAATGGCAATGGCAGCGATTGATGGGAGGCCTGGGGCCGGCTGATGCGGAGGGGAACTACCAGCGACCCAGCAGCGATCACCTGAGCGCCAGCGTTCCATCCTTTGTTCTCGCGACGCTGCCGGAGCAGCGACGCCCCCTGTTGATCCTCGGAAGAAGCTGTCCGTGGGCCCACCGCACCTGGCTGGTGCATCAATTGCGGCGACTCGGCAGCAGCATTACACCGCTGATCGCCAGGGCCGACCACCGCGCCGGACGATGGCAATTGGATCCCCCCTGGCAGGGGTGCCACACCTTGCTGGAGCTGTACCGGCGCTGTGGTGCTCCCCCCTCGTACCGGGCCACCGTGCCGGTGCTGGTGGATCCCAGCGGGCCTCGGATCCTCGGCAACGAAAGCGCTCAATTGGTGGAGCTGTTCAACGAATGGCCAGCACCCGATGGGGCACCGGATCTGGCAGCTGCGCATCAACGAGGGGAGATCGACCGTTGGCAATCGCTGCTGCAACCAGCCGTCAACGACGGGGTCTACCGCTGTGGATTCGCCCGCACACAGGGGGCCTACGACCGCGCCGAAACAGACCTCTTTAACGCCCTCCAGCAAGTGGAGCAGGCTCTTCAAGATGGTCGCTCCTGGCTTTGCGGCGATGAGCTCAGCCTGGCGGATGTTCGCCTGTTCCCCACCTTGATCCGCTGGGAGGTGGTTTACGCCCCTCTGTTCGGCTGCAGCCGCCGACCACTTTGGCAATTCCCCAATCTCTGGCTTTGGCGGCAGCGCTTGCACGCGCTTCCTGGTGTGGACGACACCTGTGATGCCAAAGCATGGCGCCAGGACTATTTCGGGGCCTTGTTTCCGCTGAATCCCGGCGGAATTATTCCGGCCGGACCTGACCTGAGCACACTGGTGCATGCCGGCATTCCCAGGCCATGACCACGGCTGATCCACAATTTGAGGGGGTCTACGGCCCATACACAATCACCGAAGTCGACCGCAATGAGGTGCAGCGCTATCGCCTGGCGCTGCTGAGCACAGGTCTGGCGCTGCTGGCGGGGATCCTGCACTGCTGGCTGCTAGGTGCCCGCTGGGCATGGGTCTGGATCCTGCCCATCGGCACCGGTCTCGGGCTGGCCCTGCTCTGGATTCACATTTACCTCCGCCCCCTGCACCGAGCGCTTCAGCTGTTCTGGCTGACGGGCTGCCTGGGCTGGGGCACGCTGCTGATCAGCGCCGGTCCGCCCCATGCCCTGCTCACCCTGGCGGATCAACGGCTCTGGATCCTGGCGATCGGGCCCCTGTTCGCCGCCCTGGCGGGCATCGGATTCAAGGAGTTTTTCTGCTTTCAGCGCCTGGAAGCAATCGGCCTCACCCTGTTGCTGCCTGTGGCTCTGCTGGGCCAACTGGTCGGCCTGATCAACCCTCACGTCTGCCTGGCGCTGATGGCGGTGGCTGCTGCTCTGCTGGTGGTTATCGCCCTGCGCAAGTTCGGGATGGACGCCGCCGCTGATGTCGGCGACAAGAGCGTGTTTGCTTATCTGGACGGTCAACTGTCCGCGCGCACCTCGTGAGTCTGATCAGCCTTGTGGGTGCCGCCAAGGACTTCGGCATCCGCACCCTGTTCACCGATCTTGAGCTGCACATCGGGGAAGGTGAACGGCTGGGGCTGATCGGCCCGAACGGTGCCGGTAAGTCCACCCTGCTGAAGGTGCTGGCGGGTGTCGAACCACTCGGAGCGGGGGAACGGCGCTGTTCCCCCAGGTTGCGGGTGGAGCTGGTGGGTCAGGAGAGTCGTGTCACCCCTGGCCTGACCGTGCTGGAGCAGGTTCTCGAGGGCTGTGGTGCTAAGCGCGACCTGTTGCTGCGCTTCAGCGCCCTCAGCGAGGCAGTGGCAGCAGCCCCAGAGAACGAAGCGCTGTTGTCCGAACTGGGCCAACTGAGCCAGCGCATGGACGATGAAGAGGCCTGGAGCCTCGAGCAGCAATGCCAGGAAGTGCTGCAGAAGCTCGGCATCAGCGATCTCCAGCGTCCCGTAGCGGACCTCTCGGGGGGCTACCGGAAGCGGGTTGGCTTGGCCTCCGCCCTGGTGGCCTGCCCGGATGTGCTGCTGCTGGATGAGCCCACCAACCATCTGGATGCTGCCGCCGTGGAGTGGTTGCAGAGCTGGTTGGACCGCTACCCAGGGGCCCTGGTGCTGGTGACCCATGACCGCTACGTGCTGGATCGGGTGACCAGCCGCATGGTGGAGGTGGACCGAGGACGGGCCCGCACGTACCAGGGCAACTACAGCACCTTCCTGCAGCACAAGGCGGACGAGGAGGCCTCGGAAGCGTCCTCCGCCGCCAAATTCCGTGGTGTTCTGCGGCGGGAGCTGGCCTGGCTTCGGCAGGGGCCCAAAGCCCGCAGCACCAAACAGAAAGCCCGCTTGCAGCGCATCGAGGCCATGCGCGAAGCACCCGTCCAGCAGGGGCGCAAAACCCTGGAAATGGCCAGTGTCAGCCGCCGCATCGGCAAACTGGTGATCGAGGCCGAAGCCGTGGG
Coding sequences within it:
- a CDS encoding quaternary amine ABC transporter ATP-binding protein, whose product is MNEPIRLRQVWKSFGGRPGASPAELLQSSDARVAVQDVSLEVRAGEIFVVMGLSGSGKSTLLRMINGLIIPSLGIVEIEGRPLHQFNRGELRALRRRSMSMVFQSFALFPQRSALENAAFGLEVAGVPHRQRLARAQQALERVGLGGDLHRKPDQLSGGMRQRVGLARALAFDSPVLLMDEAFSALDPLIRADMQDLLLDLQREHRRTIVFISHDLDEAVRIGDRIALMQDGRLLQCDTAETLFRAPAEPAVAEFFRGVDPAGVLTLGAIAEPSPPTDGWDPKDPDLTVLSSAMLLKEAMPIVTAANGPVAVVGNDHHLIGSVSPNTILRALSR
- a CDS encoding DUF2301 domain-containing membrane protein; this translates as MTTADPQFEGVYGPYTITEVDRNEVQRYRLALLSTGLALLAGILHCWLLGARWAWVWILPIGTGLGLALLWIHIYLRPLHRALQLFWLTGCLGWGTLLISAGPPHALLTLADQRLWILAIGPLFAALAGIGFKEFFCFQRLEAIGLTLLLPVALLGQLVGLINPHVCLALMAVAAALLVVIALRKFGMDAAADVGDKSVFAYLDGQLSARTS
- a CDS encoding ABC-F family ATP-binding cassette domain-containing protein; amino-acid sequence: MSLISLVGAAKDFGIRTLFTDLELHIGEGERLGLIGPNGAGKSTLLKVLAGVEPLGAGERRCSPRLRVELVGQESRVTPGLTVLEQVLEGCGAKRDLLLRFSALSEAVAAAPENEALLSELGQLSQRMDDEEAWSLEQQCQEVLQKLGISDLQRPVADLSGGYRKRVGLASALVACPDVLLLDEPTNHLDAAAVEWLQSWLDRYPGALVLVTHDRYVLDRVTSRMVEVDRGRARTYQGNYSTFLQHKADEEASEASSAAKFRGVLRRELAWLRQGPKARSTKQKARLQRIEAMREAPVQQGRKTLEMASVSRRIGKLVIEAEAVGVTADGRPDGRPLLRDFSYSFSPEDRIGIIGPNGSGKSTLLDLIAGRRQTTSGALRLGETVHIGYLDQHTEAFTEGKGLQRKVIEFVEEAASRIEVGGEQVTASQLLERFLFPPAQQHSPLAKLSGGERRRLTLCRMLIQAPNVLLLDEPTNDLDVRTLSVLEDFLEDFRGCVIVVSHDRYFLDRTVDRLFWFDQGRLQRFEGNYSGFLEQQRQQERQRTSAPVPTIKQDSRQADAKPSTGPRRRSFKETKELQQLDQRLPQLEERKTALEEKLAAHGTDLSQLSLELAELIATIEAAEERWLELSELQA
- a CDS encoding aspartoacylase gives rise to the protein MTRCDVLVVGGTHGNEINGAWLVDQWRDQHDLLDAAGLSLALEIGNPEARTANRRYVDRDLNRCFTADLLNQGGQEQELQRARQLLAWHGPDGATPCRVALDLHSTTAAMGSCLVVYGRRPADLALAARVQGALGLPIYLHEADAAQTGFLVEQWPCGLVIEVGPVPQGVLDALVVRQTRIALETCCQELAAARAGTGRDPHNLVVHRHLGSVDLPRDQRDCAAAMVHPQLQGQDWRPLMDGAAMFELPRGGTVPLQADEGETWPLFINEAAYAEKRIAFSLTRREVWPIDPSWGQALEQLMG
- a CDS encoding glutathione S-transferase C-terminal domain-containing protein, coding for MAIPPALVIAARQGWQWQWQRLMGGLGPADAEGNYQRPSSDHLSASVPSFVLATLPEQRRPLLILGRSCPWAHRTWLVHQLRRLGSSITPLIARADHRAGRWQLDPPWQGCHTLLELYRRCGAPPSYRATVPVLVDPSGPRILGNESAQLVELFNEWPAPDGAPDLAAAHQRGEIDRWQSLLQPAVNDGVYRCGFARTQGAYDRAETDLFNALQQVEQALQDGRSWLCGDELSLADVRLFPTLIRWEVVYAPLFGCSRRPLWQFPNLWLWRQRLHALPGVDDTCDAKAWRQDYFGALFPLNPGGIIPAGPDLSTLVHAGIPRP
- the psbA gene encoding photosystem II q(b) protein, producing MTTTLQQRSGASSWQAFCEWVTSTNNRLYVGWFGVLMIPTLLAATICFVIAFVAAPPVDIDGIREPVAGSLIYGNNIISGAVVPSSNAIGLHFYPIWEAASLDEWLYNGGPFQLVVFHFLIGIYAYMGREWELSYRLGMRPWICVAYSAPVAAASAVFLVYPFGQGSFSDAMPLGISGTFNYMLVFQAEHNILMHPFHMLGVAGVFGGSLFSAMHGSLVTSSLVRETTETESQNYGYKFGQEEETYNIVAAHGYFGRLIFQYASFNNSRSLHFFLAAWPVVGIWFTALGVSTMAFNLNGFNFNQSILDGQGRVLNTWADVLNRAGLGMEVMHERNAHNFPLDLAAAESTPVALQVPAIG
- a CDS encoding glycine betaine ABC transporter substrate-binding protein, which encodes MNKLQLWRRRSVLLAGLGLAGASLHNLASRPEADTSAPATNTPASTSQVQSTNDRNPASAPLKLGWSPWADAEVVSLMATQLIESELNQPVERVMADIGIQYQSVARGDLDLMLMAWLPGTHLDYWSKVRDRVLDLGPMYSGRLGWIVPDYVPEEVIASIEQLQDPQLAARFDGRVQGIDPGSGLNQASLKALNQYGLTSMELVASSSAAMAAVLAQAIDEQRWLIATSWTPHWMFARYKLRFLDDPKGSFGATERIHAVARQGLDQLHPAVTAFLSRFHLPESDLDGLLLQAQESSAETAVSIYLARHPNRVRYWTTGEI
- a CDS encoding cupin domain-containing protein — protein: MDSLVARWRLQPHPEGGWYREVQRSSIQVTRPDGQQRSAITTVLFLLGAEDVSRWHCVHGGDEIWTFLSGVPLSLFQHSDAADGSHEQVISEDQPLAWVPAGVWMAARSQGDYSLVSCCVGPGFSFDDFEMLRDRARSEWPKGIDERLI
- a CDS encoding ABC transporter permease, coding for MSHLLSELWLAQASEAGAVGATADSIVNWLLGNGGALFSLINTVILVLTAIVEQLLNAPAPWLLALVVALLGLWRVSAAFGLLSLLGLNLVQAMGLWELMVSSLALVLTASLLALAIGLPLGVLAARQRSIWQLTRPLLDLMQTMPAFVYLIPAVMLFSTGAVPSVIATLIFAMPPVVRLTVLGIRQVPADLIEAGRSFGCSEWQLLTKVQLPNALPTLMTGVNQTIMLALSMVVIASMIGGGGLGDVVLRGIQQLNIGLGFEGGLAVVILAVILDRLSQSLSTPPSRSVRDRVRSLAMLWRIR